The following are from one region of the Cloacibacterium normanense genome:
- a CDS encoding SAM-dependent methyltransferase → MLFLIPAYLSEESPIDYFAPSIKEYILKTDYFFVENEKTARKVIKFFAPEKKQSDLKLFLLDKYSESNDLKEAQKLMKSGQDFGLLSEAGLPCIADPGNLMVKWCHENNIKVIPINGPSSIILALISSGFNGQEFTFHGYLPIDKEQKKKQILFLENQVQKSGYSQIFMETPYRNNQLLEDLIKFLNPNTKLCIAANINHPTEEFIKTLKISDWKNKKPELHKIPAVFVLGK, encoded by the coding sequence ATGTTGTTTCTAATCCCAGCTTATTTATCCGAAGAATCTCCGATAGACTATTTTGCGCCATCGATTAAAGAATATATTCTTAAAACCGATTATTTTTTCGTGGAAAACGAAAAAACAGCCAGAAAAGTCATCAAATTTTTTGCACCAGAAAAAAAACAAAGTGATTTAAAACTTTTTCTTTTGGATAAATATTCTGAATCTAATGATTTAAAAGAAGCACAAAAACTCATGAAATCTGGTCAGGATTTCGGATTGCTTTCTGAAGCAGGATTGCCTTGTATTGCAGATCCTGGAAATTTGATGGTAAAATGGTGTCATGAGAACAATATAAAAGTTATCCCAATTAATGGGCCGAGTTCTATCATTTTAGCTTTAATTTCGAGTGGTTTTAATGGTCAAGAATTTACCTTTCACGGATATTTGCCAATTGATAAGGAGCAAAAGAAAAAGCAGATTTTGTTTCTAGAAAATCAAGTTCAAAAGTCAGGATATTCTCAGATATTTATGGAAACTCCGTACAGAAACAATCAACTTTTGGAAGATTTAATTAAATTTCTCAATCCTAATACGAAACTTTGTATCGCAGCAAACATCAATCATCCAACCGAAGAATTTATCAAAACCTTAAAAATCTCTGATTGGAAAAATAAAAAACCGGAACTTCATAAAATTCCGGCGGTATTTGTTTTGGGAAAGTAG